In the genome of Zygosaccharomyces rouxii strain CBS732 chromosome G complete sequence, the window TTAGTTTTGACTTCAAGAAGCATTCTACACCAATGCAGACTGCTGAATTAAGGttatgtatatatatggATAGGTAGGAAGAGACAACTATGTATGTAAATTTCCCCATGCGATTATAACAAGCTAGTTGACAGATGAACGGCCCGCTATCATTATCTACTACtatggatgaagatagCAGTATCAGCACCGTTGATTTAACTCAGAAGATCAACCCATCAGATTTTAAACTATCAATTGAGAGAGGTAAACACCTCATAGCTCCATTTGAAGtagaatctcaaaattaCGAATGTCGGTGTGAATCATGCCACAGGACAGAGGAACGTAGACCATTGTTACCAAGACTTTGTATAATGGGGGTCGTTTGTCCGTTGCTGTGGTTTTACGAAATCACACTATGCCTGTATCTACAATGGTTGGTTCCCCATGAACCAACGCATCCGCCAATTGATTCAGATCAATTACCCACAGAATACGAGTTGGAAAATTGCAAGAAACGTACAGAGATAGGAATTGATCCTCTTACATTGCAAGATATTAAAATCACTAACCAACCTATCAAGAGTTGCAGTCGGTTTCCCTATCAGACTTCTGATTCACCCGAACCAGAAGTGACATATGAAGGTAAAATATGTCAAGAGGATCAGTTGAAAAGGGCACAGTTCCTCTTTGTAAGACAGATTGCTACTCAAGTTATCGACACTCATCGTCAACAAAGGTCATATTTGTGGAAGTGGGTCTGGTATTGTACAGCAGCTATCGCCAGTTATGTATTGGTGCTAACGGTGATATTAGCGACTACCATTAAGGGTTCCAAACATTCGCGATAGTCACTACACTTTCTAAGGACATTATCCGTTGAAGTATGAGAGGAGCCCTCCAATCGAATTCCCAATGAAAACATCAGATTAATAGCTTCCTCAATGATAACATTAGCGCCTGTGAGTGTGGGATGAGAAGCTATGGGCGGTTCCACTAACATCGCAAAGTATACTAAATTTAAGAAGTCCAGCCGTGAACAAAGGATGGGATAAAAACTGAAGAATGGCAAGGGGTAAAGATGTCTAGATATAATAGCATCattgaatttaaagatgGATTAAGCTGAAGAAGACCAAAAGAGTATTTGTTATCATCGGACTAGCTGGACTTGGACACTTTTCCTTCTACATTCCGGTAAAACTGCTATTTTTTCGCAAAATTATTCTGGCTATCATTAAAACATTGACTCTCAAGCAACCTTCTTGTTGCTCCCCATCTCGCTTTATTGGTACGCTCCAAAACGGTTGGTCAAATATTTAGGATCGATCAAATAAAACCTATTTTTCTGTCTCGGTTCTGAAATATGTGGGAAAATATTGATATTAGGAGCAGTCTTTTTTGCTTCTGACAAACGCTACCAACAGttagaatttcaaaacgTTGAAATTTCTGGTGCTTACAGATGGGATAAATGTTTAAAATGTGATGAAGGCCAGAAGAAATGCGATTGTCAATTGGAACCAATTTTTAAGTTTTTCGCCCACACTACTACTCCACCGATTGAATACTCAGCATTAAATTTCGTGCTCAATTAAAATTACACTAATTTGTTGTTCATGACAGTACTCTTCACGAATAGGCGAGCGGTGCTTATTACCATGCTTAATATCAGACCGTTGGTAACGTGATCATCTTAATTCATTATGATGAGAAATCTCCATGTATGGGAAGAGGATATACTTATGTTGAAGAGGATAGTGCCTCTCATACCAATAACAGTAAAGTTATGAATATCCGATAATTACCCCGGTTCCGATCAAAGATTCGGCATGTTTTTGCATAAGTGCCCCAACTCTGATAGACATAAACAATGTGATTATTACCGGAAAGGCACACCAGGTCATTGTATTTTCTGGAGACACTTATGTGCTTCTCATTTGAATTAGAAATGCCAATTGATACCCCtaaaattggtttaaaaCATGCCGATTACCATTTATCACGCTGAATGACCACATTCCAAGAATTGGACAATACCCATAGAATACACACTATTCTTGCTGGTCTAAAGGATGTCGCAAGTTTGATTTCTTCGAGGTAAAAAATATTTCACATCCCAGCAGATGATATTTCACTTTCCACACCTTCTAAGGCACCAAGAACTTCCATGTCGGTATCGAATCTGAAGGATACTTAGACCAAGCCCATAGCAGATAAAGTGAAAGGTTGTACTATTATGGATTACCAAGCGGCCATAGTTAATTTCCTTGCCAATGGTTTAAATTTagacaaaaattttaacaGCAGCTACATTAAACGAATTTATTAGTACTCCAAAAGATaac includes:
- the ASG7 gene encoding Asg7p (weakly similar to uniprot|P46993 Saccharomyces cerevisiae YJL170C ASG7 Protein that regulates signaling from a G protein beta subunit Ste4p and its relocalization within the cell specific to a-cells and induced by alpha-factor); this translates as MNGPLSLSTTMDEDSSISTVDLTQKINPSDFKLSIERGKHLIAPFEVESQNYECRCESCHRTEERRPLLPRLCIMGVVCPLLWFYEITLCLYLQWLVPHEPTHPPIDSDQLPTEYELENCKKRTEIGIDPLTLQDIKITNQPIKSCSRFPYQTSDSPEPEVTYEGKICQEDQLKRAQFLFVRQIATQVIDTHRQQRSYLWKWVWYCTAAIASYVLVLTVILATTIKGSKHSR